The sequence below is a genomic window from Cryobacterium arcticum.
GTCGTGGCGGCTGTCGATTTGATCTGCGGTAATCACAAACATGGGTTAAGTCTCCGTCCTAAATGGAGCTTAATCAAGGTTCAGGGATTAATCCAGTCCAATTCAGCCTCACGGCTTGATTCCGCCCTGATGTTCCTGGCGTCGCCACGCGGGAGAGCACAGCCGCGCTGGTAATCTGGCTTCGTGTCAGACCCCAGCATCCTTGCCCAGCAAGCCAACGATCCCACCTTCGACGACGTCTGGGAGGAAATCACCTGGCGCGGCCTCGTGCAGGTCTCCACCGACCAGGAGGCCCTGCGCACTCTGCTCACCGGGGCACCGATCACCTACTACTGCGGATTCGACCCCACCGCGGCGAGTCTGCACCTGGGTAACCTCGTGCAGCTGCTGCTCATGCGCCGGCTGCAGCTCGCCGGGCACCACCCGCTCGGCCTCGTCGGCGGATCCACCGGACTCATCGGCGACCCGCGGCCCACTGCCGAGCGCACGCTGAACACCCCTGAGGTCGTCAACGAGTGGGTCGGTTACCTGCAGGCGCAGGTCACCCGGTTCCTCAGTGCCGAGGGCGACAACGCCGTGACCCTCGTGAACAACCTGGACTGGACGGCGCCGCTGTCCGCCATCGACTTCCTGCGCGACATCGGCAAGTACTACCGGGTGGGCACCATGCTCAAGAAGGATGCCGTGAGCGCCCGGCTCAACTCCGACGCGGGCATCAGCTACACCGAGTTCAGCTACCAGGTGCTGCAGGGGATGGACTTCCTCGAGCTGTACCGCAGCTACGGCTGCGTGTTGCAAACCGGGGGGAGTGACCAGTGGGGCAACCTGACTAGCGGCACCGACCTCATCCACCGTGCCGAGGGTACGAGCGTGCACGCCATTGGCACCCCGCTGATCACCAACACCGACGGCACCAAGTTCGGCAAGAGCGAGGGCAACGCGGTCTGGCTGGACCCGGCTCTCACGAGCCCCTACGCCATGTACCAGTTCTGGCTCAACACCGACGACGCCGACGTGATCGACCGGCTCAAGGTCTTCACGTTCCTCAGCCGCGCCCAGATCGAGGCGCTCGCGGAGGCGGTGGCCACCGAACCGTTCAAGCGCGAGGCGCAGCGCACGCTGGCTTTCGAGGTCACGAGTCTTGTGCACGGGGTGACCGCAACGGATGCCGCCATCCAGGCCACCCAGGCCCTGTTCGGTCAGGGTGAGCTCGCCGATCTCGACCCGGCGACCCTTGAAGCGGCGCTGCGGGCGCTGCCCAACACCACGACCTTGCCGAACGCACAGGTGATGCAGCTGCTGGTGGACACCGGACTCACTAAGAGTCTCGGCGAAGCGCGCCGGGCCATTGGCCAGGGCGGCGTCTACCTCAACAACGTCAAGGTGACGGATGAGGCGGCCACGGTCGAGGGGTCCGTTCTCGCCGGGGGAGTGGCTGTGCTCCGACGCGGCAAGAAGACCCTCGCCGGCGTTTTTGTCGAGTAGTCCCGGGGCCCGAGCCGCTATGTGACCGGGAGGTTACGCGGGCATTGCGGGTGGATGTCGATTTGCGACACGCCCGGGATGCTCCCGGGATTGCGGGGCTCTGGGAACCCGCGTAATGTCATCTCTTGTCACCCCACAGGTGCGGAAAGCCGAAGAGCTTCCCGGCCTCAAGCGGGACCACTTCCAAGTAACGGCAGCGAATTCATTCGAACTACCGTGCTTGATGGCGTTTGATTCACTCCAATTCTGGAGTAGATCGTAACGACACGAAAATAGAATTACATCGAAGTGCCTCAGTGCAAAGGTCAATATGGCCGGCGGCTGGGTGCGTCCGATCCTTGAGAACTCAACAGCGTGCACAATGTCAAATGCCAAAAACCTCGTGGTTTGGATCCGTTTCTAGCGGTGAAGGGCCAAGAGATTCCTTTGGAAAACATTTAAACAACAAAGCAAGTCAGTAATGATTTGTTCTGTCAGTTTCAAACTTGCTGATTGTTCGCCTATTCCGGTGGCTTTCAGCACTAGATGTGCCCATCACTTCGGTGGTGAGGCTATTAAACATTTACGGAGAGTTTGATCCTGGCTCAGGACGAACGCTGGCGGCGTGCTTAACACATGCAAGTCGAACGGTGAAGAGGAGCTTGCTCCTTGGATCAGTGGCGAACGGGTGAGTAACACGTGAGTAACCTGCCCCAAACTCTGGGATAAGCACTGGAAACGGTGTCTAATACCGGATACGAGCTTCAGCCGCATGGCTAGGAGTTGGAAAGAATTTCGGTTTGGGATGGACTCGCGGCCTATCAGCTAGTTGGTGAGGTAATGGCTCACCAAGGCGACGACGGGTAGCCGGCCTGAGAGGGTGACCGGCCACACTGGGACTGAGACACGGCCCAGACTCCTACGGGAGGCAGCAGTGGGGAATATTGCACAATGGGCGCAAGCCTGATGCAGCAACGCCGCGTGAGGGACGACGGCCTTCGGGTTGTAAACCTCTTTTAGTAGGGAAGAAGCGAAAGTGACGGTACCTGCAGAAAAAGCACCGGCTAACTACGTGCCAGCAGCCGCGGTAATACGTAGGGTGCAAGCGTTGTCCGGAATTATTGGGCGTAAAGAGCTCGTAGGCGGTTTGTCGCGTCTGCTGTGAAAACCCGAGGCTCAACCTCGGGCCTGCAGTGGGTACGGGCAGACTAGAGTGCGGTAGGGGAGATTGGAATTCCTGGTGTAGCGGTGGAATGCGCAGATATCAGGAGGAACACCAATGGCGAAGGCAGATCTCTGGGCCGTAACTGACGCTGAGGAGCGAAAGCATGGGGAGCGAACAGGATTAGATACCCTGGTAGTCCATGCCGTAAACGTTGGGAACTAGATGTGGGGACCATTCCACGGTCTCCGTGTCGCAGCTAACGCATTAAGTTCCCCGCCTGGGGAGTACGGCCGCAAGGCTAAAACTCAAAGGAATTGACGGGGGCCCGCACAAGCGGCGGAGCATGCGGATTAATTCGATGCAACGCGAAGAACCTTACCAAGGCTTGACATATAGAGGAAACGTCTGGAAACAGTCGCCCCGCAAGGTCTCTATACAGGTGGTGCATGGTTGTCGTCAGCTCGTGTCGTGAGATGTTGGGTTAAGTCCCGCAACGAGCGCAACCCTCGTCCTATGTTGCCAGCACGTAATGGTGGGAACTCATGGGATACTGCCGGGGTCAACTCGGAGGAAGGTGGGGATGACGTCAAATCATCATGCCCCTTATGTCTTGGGCTTCACGCATGCTACAATGGCCGGTACAAAGGGCTGCAATACCGCAAGGTGGAGCGAATCCCAAAAAGCCGGTCTCAGTTCGGATTGAGGTCTGCAACTCGACCTCATGAAGTCGGAGTCGCTAGTAATCGCAGATCAGCAACGCTGCGGTGAATACGTTCCCGGGCCTTGTACACACCGCCCGTCAAGTCATGAAAGTCGGTAACACCCGAAGCCAGTGGCCAAACCCGCAAGGGATGGAGCTGTCGAAGGTGGGATCGGTGATTAGGACTAAGTCGTAACAAGGTAGCCGTACCGGAAGGTGCGGCTGGATCACCTCCTTTCTAAGGAGCACAGCACCTCTCCTCTGTATACAGGGAGATTCAAGGTGCCAAGTCATACGAAGACGAATGTTCTTCGATGGCGCTCATGGGTGGAACATTGACATTGATGTGGAACTGATCCAGTTCCGGTAAGTACGCTCCTTCGGGGGTTGGAAAACCGGGTCTGAGGAACGAACACATATGCACGCTGTTGGGTCCTGAGGGACCGGAACACGAGTCACTTCGGTGGGTCGTGAACTTTTCCTCTGGACCTTTTTCGGTCAGCAGTCGAGCTTTCGTAAGAGAGCCGCTGGTCGTAAGGGGTACCGCCCGTACTTTGAGAACTACACAGTGGACGCGAGCATCTTAAATTTGAACCCTTCGGGGTCAAATTACAAAGATCAACACACTTTTCGAAGTGTGTGATCATTGGTCAATTTCGGTCACGAACTTTGTTCGTGACACTTAATCGATTCAAACTCATGTGATTTCAAATTTCTAAGAGCAAACGGTGAATGCCTTGGCATGTAGAGCCGAAGAAGGACGTAGTAATCTGCGATAAGCCTCGGGGAGTTGATAAACGAACTGTGATCCGAGGATGTCCGAATGGGGAAACCCCGCCAGGCCCGCAAGGTGACCTGGTGACTCCCGCCTGAATATATAGGGCGGGTAGAGGGAACGTGGGGAAGTGAAACATCTCAGTACCCACAGGAAGAGAAAACAATAGTGATTCCGTTAGTAGTGGCGAGCGAACCCGGAAGAGGCTAAACCGATCATGTGTGATAGCCGGCAGGCGTTGCATGGTCGGGGTTGCGGGACTTTTCTGCTGCTTCTGCCGAACAGTGAGGGTTAGAACGTTGTATAGACGAACAGGATTGAAAGCCTGGTCATAGAGGGTGCGAACCCCGTAGTCGAAATGCAGCAATCGCCCGAAGAGTATCCCAAGTAGCACGGGGCCCGAGAAATCCCGTGT
It includes:
- the tyrS gene encoding tyrosine--tRNA ligase, coding for MSDPSILAQQANDPTFDDVWEEITWRGLVQVSTDQEALRTLLTGAPITYYCGFDPTAASLHLGNLVQLLLMRRLQLAGHHPLGLVGGSTGLIGDPRPTAERTLNTPEVVNEWVGYLQAQVTRFLSAEGDNAVTLVNNLDWTAPLSAIDFLRDIGKYYRVGTMLKKDAVSARLNSDAGISYTEFSYQVLQGMDFLELYRSYGCVLQTGGSDQWGNLTSGTDLIHRAEGTSVHAIGTPLITNTDGTKFGKSEGNAVWLDPALTSPYAMYQFWLNTDDADVIDRLKVFTFLSRAQIEALAEAVATEPFKREAQRTLAFEVTSLVHGVTATDAAIQATQALFGQGELADLDPATLEAALRALPNTTTLPNAQVMQLLVDTGLTKSLGEARRAIGQGGVYLNNVKVTDEAATVEGSVLAGGVAVLRRGKKTLAGVFVE